A region from the Azospirillaceae bacterium genome encodes:
- a CDS encoding SDR family NAD(P)-dependent oxidoreductase, with amino-acid sequence MHAPNSILITGASSGIGEALALAYAAPGRQLWLTGRDRDRLDAVAEAARAKGARVTAAALDVMDRQALADWILAADSGVPIDLAIANAGISGGTGAAGETEEQARRILAVNIEGVLNTIHPLIPRMVERKRGQLALMSSLAAFRGMPGAPAYCASKAAVRSYGEGLRGDLLGKGVEVTVICPGFVRSRMTAVNSFPMPFLMDADRAARIIIRGLVANRARVAFPWPTYAVSWLLGVLPPGWTDALLAQAPRKG; translated from the coding sequence TTGCACGCGCCCAACAGCATTCTGATCACCGGGGCCTCCAGCGGCATCGGTGAGGCCTTGGCCCTAGCCTATGCGGCGCCGGGGCGGCAGCTGTGGCTGACGGGGCGGGACCGGGACCGGCTGGACGCGGTGGCGGAGGCGGCCCGCGCCAAGGGCGCCCGGGTCACGGCGGCGGCGCTGGACGTCATGGACCGCCAGGCCCTGGCCGACTGGATCCTGGCGGCCGACTCCGGCGTGCCCATCGACCTTGCCATCGCCAATGCCGGCATCTCCGGCGGCACCGGGGCGGCCGGCGAGACGGAGGAGCAGGCCCGCCGCATCCTGGCGGTGAACATCGAAGGGGTGCTGAACACCATCCATCCGCTGATCCCCCGCATGGTGGAACGCAAGCGCGGGCAACTGGCGCTGATGTCCTCGCTGGCGGCCTTTCGCGGCATGCCCGGCGCCCCCGCCTATTGCGCGTCCAAGGCGGCGGTGCGGTCCTATGGCGAGGGCTTGCGCGGCGACCTGCTGGGCAAGGGGGTGGAGGTCACGGTCATCTGCCCCGGCTTCGTGCGCAGCCGCATGACGGCCGTGAACAGCTTCCCCATGCCCTTCCTGATGGATGCCGACCGGGCGGCCCGTATCATCATCCGGGGGCTGGTGGCCAACCGCGCCCGCGTGGCTTTCCCCTGGCCCACCTATGCCGTGTCCTGGCTGCTGGGCGTGCTGCCGCCCGGCTGGACCGATGCCTTGCTGGCGCAGGCGCCCCGAAAGGGCTGA
- a CDS encoding aminotransferase class V-fold PLP-dependent enzyme has product MLTDTQVDLLRADTPGCRPDHAYFNHAGASLPPAAVTRAIVGHLELEARVGPMEAGAQAAEAVQRTRAAAASLLGAGADEIAFSTGGSSAWGLAIAALPPLAAGDRILVGRQEWGGNLTTLRDKAARAGATVEVIPTLDDGRVDADALGSLIDDRVKLINLTWGAANGGLVNDAAAVGRVARAASIPYVIDAAQVVGQIPVDVAALGCDMLKAPGRKHLRGPRGTALLHVRRGFLARLAPAFLDVQSAPWASHAGSGAPRDDARVLEPAEASVALLLGLGQALDLALSVGIPAIRGRIQAVADDLRTQLSAIPGVAVRDIGAPDTRSGLVSFTVDGWTGSAVRARLLDHGITIGANGIPYTPLDMTARGLTEIARASVSYLTTDAELDRLLKAVAALRA; this is encoded by the coding sequence ATGCTGACCGATACTCAAGTCGATCTGTTGCGCGCCGACACACCGGGCTGCCGCCCCGACCATGCCTATTTCAACCATGCCGGCGCCTCGTTGCCCCCCGCCGCCGTGACGCGGGCCATCGTGGGGCATCTGGAACTGGAGGCCAGGGTCGGCCCCATGGAAGCGGGGGCGCAGGCCGCCGAGGCCGTGCAGCGCACCCGGGCCGCCGCCGCGTCGCTGTTGGGCGCCGGCGCGGACGAGATCGCCTTCTCCACCGGTGGGTCCAGTGCCTGGGGCCTGGCCATCGCCGCCCTGCCGCCGCTGGCGGCGGGCGACCGCATCCTGGTCGGGCGCCAGGAATGGGGCGGCAACCTGACCACCCTGCGCGACAAGGCCGCCCGGGCCGGCGCCACGGTGGAGGTCATCCCGACCCTGGATGACGGCCGCGTCGACGCCGACGCGCTCGGGTCCCTGATCGATGACCGGGTGAAGCTGATCAACCTGACCTGGGGGGCGGCCAACGGCGGCCTGGTGAACGACGCCGCCGCCGTGGGCCGCGTGGCACGGGCCGCCAGCATCCCCTATGTCATCGACGCCGCCCAGGTGGTGGGCCAGATCCCGGTCGATGTGGCGGCGCTGGGCTGCGACATGCTGAAGGCGCCCGGGCGCAAGCATTTGCGCGGGCCCCGTGGCACCGCCCTGCTGCACGTCCGACGCGGTTTCCTGGCCCGCCTGGCGCCCGCCTTCCTGGACGTGCAGTCGGCCCCCTGGGCATCCCATGCCGGCAGTGGGGCGCCGCGTGACGATGCCCGTGTGCTGGAACCGGCGGAGGCGTCGGTGGCCCTGCTGCTGGGTCTGGGCCAGGCGCTGGACCTGGCGCTGAGCGTGGGCATTCCGGCCATCCGTGGCCGCATCCAGGCCGTGGCGGACGACCTGCGCACCCAGCTGAGCGCCATCCCCGGCGTCGCCGTGCGCGACATCGGCGCGCCGGACACGCGCAGCGGCCTGGTTTCCTTCACCGTCGACGGCTGGACGGGGTCGGCGGTGCGGGCACGGCTGCTGGACCATGGCATCACCATCGGCGCCAATGGCATCCCCTACACGCCGCTGGACATGACGGCACGAGGCCTGACGGAAATCGCCCGAGCCTCCGTCAGCTATCTCACCACCGATGCGGAACTGGACCGCTTGCTCAAAGCGGTGGCCGCCCTCCGCGCCTAA
- a CDS encoding LysR family transcriptional regulator: protein MPRSTDALDAWKNPISLRQLRFFVELARTGNFCRTAEEMAVSQPAISAGIRQIEAHLGIRLFDRTTHKVTLTDAGISLLPHARRLLTTAANAFSDMHEVAGREIATVRIGAIPTAMEAVAMSLVELAGDMPGVVPHLHDGRADQLIRGLRGGTYDLVVTVQATPDPDLEGVPLFEDEMLLVARADHPLAIHDRLPWRALAGQEIVHFAGGSIGELTSAALQQNDLAPSARYRVDQINSLYGLVLSGLAIGVMPWLYTRGFPEDRLRLIRLDGPTVRRQLRLLHRPQLREEHPRGTEFAERLTAKLRAKLGASQGQAPLKT, encoded by the coding sequence ATGCCCCGCAGCACCGACGCCCTTGACGCCTGGAAGAATCCCATCTCGCTGCGCCAGCTCCGCTTTTTCGTGGAATTGGCGCGGACGGGGAACTTCTGCCGCACGGCGGAGGAGATGGCGGTGTCCCAGCCGGCGATCAGCGCCGGCATCCGCCAGATCGAAGCGCACCTGGGCATCCGGCTGTTCGACCGCACGACCCACAAGGTGACGCTGACCGACGCCGGCATCTCGCTGCTGCCGCACGCGCGACGCCTGCTGACGACGGCCGCCAACGCCTTCAGCGACATGCATGAGGTGGCGGGGCGGGAGATCGCCACGGTGCGCATCGGCGCCATCCCCACGGCGATGGAGGCGGTGGCCATGTCCCTGGTGGAACTGGCGGGCGACATGCCGGGGGTCGTTCCCCACCTGCACGACGGGCGCGCCGACCAACTGATCCGGGGTCTGCGCGGCGGCACCTACGACCTGGTGGTGACGGTACAGGCCACCCCCGACCCCGACCTTGAGGGCGTGCCCCTGTTCGAGGATGAGATGCTGCTGGTGGCCCGCGCCGACCACCCGCTGGCCATCCACGACCGCCTGCCGTGGCGAGCATTGGCCGGACAGGAGATCGTCCATTTCGCCGGCGGCAGCATTGGTGAGCTGACCTCCGCCGCCTTGCAGCAGAACGACCTGGCCCCGTCGGCGCGCTATCGCGTGGACCAGATCAACTCCCTCTACGGGCTGGTGCTGAGCGGCCTGGCCATCGGCGTCATGCCCTGGCTGTACACCCGGGGTTTCCCGGAGGATCGCCTGCGCCTGATCCGCCTGGACGGTCCCACCGTGCGCCGGCAACTGCGCCTGCTGCACCGCCCACAGTTGCGCGAGGAACATCCGCGCGGCACCGAGTTCGCGGAACGGCTGACCGCCAAGCTGCGGGCGAAACTGGGCGCGTCCCAAGGCCAGGCGCCGCTCAAGACATGA
- a CDS encoding TonB-dependent receptor, translated as MSIKGKARNRAGRITATIVAITAGPLAIGSAAAQTASGDGALTEIIVTGSRIKSPDATSVSPVSTINGQELQQRGVTRVEDLINTLPQAYADQGAGNRGGTVGASGTSTINLRNLGNQRTLVLIDGRRLMQGDPDRTSAQAPDINNIPAALVERVDVVTGGASAVYGSDALAGVVNFILKKDFDGVQVDTTNGFYNHANNNAIRSVAAAAKQPYASGANFDGPQDDFSITAGKNFASGRGNITGFFSYRRASGVGTSDRDFSTCGLSASASGYGCSLSSATYPAQFQPLNPTTGAARGTYTLDAATGNTLRTYKTSDGFNNGNTYDLQSPDQRYNADVFAHYEYAPNQQVYGEFMFMRDKADIRLSPTAVFSVAETVNCDNPYLSAQEVNVLCTSAGLKANQNASVVVSERDVQAGSRHDYTTHTSYRGVLGAKGDISPDWQYDVYAQYGRTQYDSRLTGDISLANFANSLQAVTNSSGQIVCKNATAGCVPLNIFSIGGITSDALNYVQQDFYRTGFTEELVASGSVTGQVTAISSPFAKNPLGVAFGTEYRRESIGLTPDSHYSSKDVAGNSGGEYPISGAFDVKELFAEMTAPLVEDRPFFHSLSLNAGARYSDYSTAGDTTAYKFGGEWSPESSVRFRGSFQRAVRAPNLVELYGAQQITTANLTDPCEGTHPTASLASCMASGVTAAQYGNITPAAGQKSGAMIGGNPDLKPEESNTVSFGAQFTPTFLPGVTVSADYFDIDVKKLISTVPATIELSQCIATGTFCNLISRNTTTGSLVTRGYVVTTYINAGYLDTSGVDFSLSAKYDVVDLIGVEGWGKVSLNFSGTFTDKYEIQVLPNTPAYSCDGYFGVTCGMPIPKWRHRMVVDWGLPNGMDLMATWRYIGGTRNDKTSSATYLTGTYYAYDSRLPSVSYLDLGVSMPLADDLSLRVGVNNVFDKDPPLTASTGGQVSNGAFYSGIYDALGRYVFTNVSMRF; from the coding sequence ATGTCAATCAAAGGGAAGGCGCGCAACCGCGCCGGGCGTATCACCGCGACCATCGTCGCCATCACCGCAGGGCCGCTGGCCATCGGATCGGCTGCGGCGCAGACCGCTTCCGGCGACGGGGCGCTGACTGAGATCATCGTCACCGGCTCGCGCATCAAGAGCCCCGACGCCACCAGCGTCAGCCCGGTCAGCACGATCAATGGCCAGGAGCTGCAGCAGCGCGGCGTGACGCGGGTGGAAGACCTGATCAACACCCTGCCGCAGGCCTATGCCGACCAGGGTGCCGGCAACCGCGGCGGCACGGTGGGCGCCAGCGGCACCTCCACCATCAACCTGCGCAACCTGGGCAATCAGCGCACCCTGGTGCTGATCGACGGCCGCCGCCTGATGCAGGGCGATCCGGACCGCACCTCGGCCCAGGCGCCCGACATCAACAACATCCCCGCCGCCCTGGTGGAACGTGTCGATGTGGTCACCGGCGGCGCCTCCGCCGTCTATGGCTCCGACGCCCTGGCGGGCGTGGTGAACTTCATCCTCAAGAAGGATTTCGACGGCGTCCAGGTCGACACCACCAACGGCTTCTACAATCACGCCAACAACAACGCCATCCGCTCCGTCGCGGCGGCCGCCAAGCAGCCTTATGCCAGCGGCGCCAACTTTGACGGCCCGCAGGACGATTTCTCCATCACCGCCGGCAAGAACTTCGCCAGCGGCCGGGGCAACATCACCGGCTTCTTCAGCTACCGCCGCGCCTCGGGCGTGGGCACGTCGGACCGCGACTTCTCGACCTGCGGCCTGTCGGCCAGCGCCAGCGGGTACGGCTGCTCGCTGTCCAGCGCGACATATCCGGCGCAGTTCCAGCCGCTGAACCCCACCACCGGGGCGGCGCGCGGCACCTACACGCTGGATGCCGCCACCGGCAACACGCTGCGGACCTATAAGACGTCCGACGGCTTCAACAACGGCAACACCTACGACCTGCAGTCGCCGGACCAGCGCTACAACGCCGACGTCTTCGCGCATTACGAATACGCCCCGAACCAGCAGGTCTATGGCGAGTTCATGTTCATGCGCGACAAGGCGGACATCCGCCTGTCGCCCACCGCCGTGTTCAGCGTGGCGGAGACGGTGAACTGCGACAACCCCTACCTGTCGGCGCAGGAGGTCAACGTCCTCTGCACCTCCGCCGGGTTGAAGGCCAACCAGAACGCCTCGGTCGTGGTGTCGGAACGTGATGTCCAGGCGGGTTCCCGCCACGACTACACCACCCACACCTCCTACCGTGGCGTGCTGGGCGCCAAGGGCGACATCAGCCCGGATTGGCAGTACGACGTCTATGCCCAGTACGGACGCACCCAGTATGACTCGCGCCTGACCGGCGACATCTCGCTGGCGAACTTCGCCAATTCCCTCCAGGCCGTGACCAATTCCAGCGGCCAGATCGTCTGCAAGAACGCCACCGCCGGCTGCGTGCCGCTGAACATCTTCAGCATCGGCGGCATCACGTCCGACGCACTGAACTACGTGCAGCAGGACTTCTACCGCACCGGCTTCACCGAGGAACTGGTGGCCAGCGGTTCCGTCACCGGCCAGGTGACGGCGATCAGCAGCCCCTTCGCCAAGAACCCGCTGGGGGTGGCGTTCGGCACGGAGTACCGCCGGGAGTCCATCGGCCTGACCCCGGACAGCCACTATTCCTCCAAGGACGTGGCGGGCAATTCGGGTGGTGAGTACCCCATCTCCGGCGCCTTCGATGTGAAGGAACTGTTCGCCGAGATGACGGCGCCGCTGGTGGAGGATCGTCCCTTCTTCCACAGCCTGTCGCTGAACGCCGGCGCCCGGTATTCCGACTACAGCACGGCGGGTGACACCACCGCCTACAAGTTCGGCGGCGAATGGTCGCCGGAGTCCAGCGTCCGCTTCCGCGGCAGCTTCCAGCGGGCGGTGCGGGCACCCAACCTGGTGGAACTGTACGGGGCGCAGCAGATCACCACCGCCAACCTGACCGACCCGTGCGAGGGCACGCACCCCACCGCCAGCCTGGCCTCGTGCATGGCCTCCGGCGTCACCGCCGCCCAGTACGGCAACATCACCCCGGCGGCGGGCCAGAAGTCCGGCGCCATGATCGGCGGCAACCCCGACCTGAAGCCGGAAGAATCCAACACCGTGTCGTTCGGGGCCCAGTTCACCCCGACCTTCCTGCCGGGCGTGACGGTCAGCGCCGATTATTTCGATATCGATGTGAAAAAGCTGATCTCCACCGTCCCGGCGACGATCGAGCTCAGCCAGTGCATCGCCACCGGCACTTTCTGCAACCTGATCTCCCGCAACACCACCACCGGTTCGCTGGTCACCCGCGGCTATGTCGTCACCACCTACATCAACGCCGGCTACCTCGACACCTCGGGCGTCGATTTCTCGCTGTCGGCCAAGTACGACGTGGTGGACCTGATCGGTGTGGAAGGTTGGGGCAAGGTCAGCCTGAACTTCTCCGGCACCTTCACCGACAAGTATGAGATCCAGGTGCTGCCCAACACGCCGGCCTACAGCTGCGACGGCTATTTCGGCGTCACCTGCGGCATGCCCATCCCGAAATGGCGCCACCGCATGGTGGTGGATTGGGGTCTGCCCAACGGCATGGACCTGATGGCCACCTGGCGCTACATCGGCGGTACCCGCAACGACAAGACCAGCAGCGCCACCTACCTGACCGGCACCTACTACGCCTATGACTCGCGCCTGCCCAGCGTCAGCTATCTGGATCTGGGCGTGTCGATGCCGCTGGCCGACGACCTGAGCCTGCGGGTGGGCGTCAACAACGTATTCGACAAGGACCCGCCCCTGACCGCCAGCACCGGTGGACAGGTTTCCAATGGCGCTTTCTACAGCGGCATCTACGATGCCCTGGGGCGCTACGTCTTCACCAACGTGAGCATGCGCTTCTGA
- a CDS encoding nucleoside hydrolase, with translation MNVARVALAAALACWLGAAAPATAAEPASEKVRVYFDNDFLGPGQSNIQAMIPLLRDPRVELLGVGVVTGDAWMQEETQHLLRFLEIVGRPEVPVAKGAEMPLIRTQGEMRAWEQRYGAVPWKGAWNPVRPGRTYHPDDPALVPPMPEGEPRITAVAEDAAHLLIRLVRAHPGEITVITAGPLTNIALAVRLAPDLPSLAKEIVIEGGGLDMAVARVTGNTDYATDFNFLFDPEAAHIVLTAPWKRITLLGNVTGSVKVTPELVAQVASAGTPLARYFHDYAKVGQPLWDEMTTAVAIDRSLATEELVARMDVDLLPGPDYGNAQIWKDEFAPHQGEQTVHVVQKVDIPRFLATFTAEARK, from the coding sequence ATGAACGTCGCCCGTGTCGCCTTGGCCGCCGCACTCGCCTGTTGGCTGGGGGCGGCGGCGCCCGCCACCGCTGCGGAACCGGCTTCGGAAAAGGTCCGCGTCTATTTCGACAACGATTTCCTGGGGCCGGGCCAAAGCAACATCCAGGCGATGATTCCCCTGCTGCGCGACCCCCGGGTCGAGCTGCTGGGGGTGGGCGTGGTCACCGGTGACGCCTGGATGCAGGAGGAAACGCAGCACCTGCTGCGTTTCCTGGAGATCGTCGGGCGGCCGGAGGTTCCGGTCGCCAAGGGGGCGGAGATGCCCCTGATCCGCACCCAAGGTGAGATGCGGGCGTGGGAACAGCGCTATGGTGCGGTTCCCTGGAAGGGCGCCTGGAACCCGGTGCGTCCCGGCCGCACCTACCACCCCGATGATCCAGCACTGGTACCGCCGATGCCGGAGGGAGAGCCGCGCATCACGGCGGTGGCGGAGGATGCGGCCCACCTGCTGATCCGGCTGGTGCGCGCCCATCCGGGGGAAATCACGGTCATCACCGCCGGCCCCCTGACCAACATCGCCCTGGCCGTGCGCCTGGCGCCCGACCTGCCGTCCCTGGCCAAGGAGATCGTGATTGAGGGCGGCGGGCTGGACATGGCGGTGGCCCGCGTCACCGGCAACACCGACTACGCCACCGACTTCAACTTCCTGTTCGATCCGGAGGCGGCGCACATCGTGCTGACCGCGCCCTGGAAGCGCATCACCCTGCTGGGCAACGTCACCGGCAGCGTGAAGGTGACGCCGGAGTTGGTGGCCCAGGTCGCCAGTGCCGGTACGCCCCTGGCCCGCTATTTCCATGACTACGCCAAGGTCGGCCAGCCCCTGTGGGATGAGATGACCACCGCCGTCGCCATCGACCGGTCGCTGGCGACCGAGGAACTGGTGGCGCGCATGGATGTCGACCTGCTGCCGGGGCCGGACTACGGCAACGCCCAGATCTGGAAGGACGAGTTCGCGCCCCACCAGGGAGAGCAGACCGTGCACGTGGTGCAGAAGGTGGACATTCCCCGCTTCCTGGCGACCTTCACGGCGGAGGCCCGCAAATGA
- a CDS encoding NCS2 family permease, with protein sequence MKALLDRRFRLAERGTSVGREGVAGLTSFMAAAYLIVVIPALLSSGGMDRGAATAAAIVIMAVGSLFMGLYGNLPFIVGPGLGGSAILGVTLAQTEHIPWPVGLGIALLSGVLFLVLTVTGARSLVMRLVPPPIKLGLGASLGLFIALLGCRDAGMVALNTRSVSLALGDFSQPGPIVTLIGLGVAVALQARKVPGAMLAGIAVATLAGIPLGLTVLPSSLFSLPHSVQPISFQVDLAGAFSLAALPYLFAFFAGEFFSTLGTTLAVGAKASLTDEHGNLPGIERPFLVDSVMATIGPLIGIPSGTALVESAAGVEAGGRTGLTASAAALCFLATLLITPLVMAVPRQATAPALILTGLSMFSTIRHLVAEEVADLLPTLVMVLVTLVANNFGTGIAAGILAYVLVQLLAGRIRRVPVGLLILSIPLGYYFYVAATRPH encoded by the coding sequence ATGAAGGCGCTGCTCGACCGCCGTTTTCGCCTGGCGGAGCGCGGCACCAGCGTGGGGCGCGAGGGCGTGGCCGGCCTGACCTCCTTCATGGCGGCGGCCTACCTGATCGTGGTGATCCCGGCCCTGCTGTCCAGCGGCGGCATGGATCGCGGGGCCGCCACCGCCGCCGCCATCGTCATCATGGCGGTGGGCAGCCTGTTCATGGGCCTTTACGGCAACCTGCCTTTCATCGTCGGGCCAGGCCTCGGCGGTTCCGCCATCCTGGGCGTCACCCTGGCGCAGACGGAGCATATCCCCTGGCCGGTGGGGCTGGGCATCGCCCTGCTGTCGGGCGTGCTGTTCCTGGTGCTGACCGTCACGGGTGCCCGCAGCCTGGTGATGCGGCTGGTGCCCCCGCCCATTAAGCTGGGGCTGGGCGCCTCATTGGGCCTGTTCATCGCCCTGCTGGGCTGTCGTGATGCCGGCATGGTGGCGCTGAACACCAGAAGCGTCTCACTGGCCTTGGGCGATTTCAGCCAGCCCGGCCCCATCGTCACCCTGATCGGCCTGGGCGTGGCGGTGGCCTTGCAGGCGCGCAAGGTACCGGGCGCCATGCTGGCCGGCATCGCGGTGGCGACGCTGGCGGGCATCCCGCTGGGCCTGACCGTGCTGCCGTCGTCCCTCTTTTCATTGCCGCATTCGGTCCAGCCCATCTCCTTCCAGGTGGATCTGGCCGGCGCCTTCTCGTTGGCCGCCTTGCCTTATCTGTTCGCCTTTTTCGCGGGGGAGTTCTTTTCCACCCTGGGCACCACGCTGGCCGTGGGCGCCAAGGCCTCGCTGACGGATGAGCACGGCAATCTGCCGGGCATCGAACGGCCCTTCCTGGTGGATTCGGTGATGGCCACCATTGGGCCGCTGATCGGCATCCCATCCGGCACGGCGCTGGTGGAATCCGCCGCCGGGGTGGAGGCGGGCGGGCGCACCGGCCTGACCGCGTCGGCCGCCGCCCTGTGCTTCCTGGCCACCTTGCTGATCACGCCGCTGGTGATGGCCGTACCCCGGCAGGCGACGGCGCCGGCGCTGATCCTGACCGGCCTATCCATGTTCAGCACCATCCGCCACCTGGTGGCGGAGGAGGTGGCCGACCTGCTGCCGACCCTGGTGATGGTGCTGGTCACCCTGGTGGCCAACAATTTCGGCACCGGCATCGCCGCCGGCATCCTGGCCTATGTGCTGGTCCAGCTTCTCGCCGGACGGATACGCCGGGTCCCTGTCGGCCTTCTCATCCTGTCCATACCGCTCGGCTACTACTTCTATGTCGCCGCCACACGGCCGCACTAA
- a CDS encoding adenosine deaminase, with protein MMIPIADTLATVPPSQTGRTVTRAQRAFFRAMPKVELHCHLLGAVRPQTFADLAAKHGAPVTGAEIDGFYRRGAKPVGVLHVLRALESHLLLEPDDFRRIAYEYLADAAAENVRHAEFFWNPTATLRDTDLRYPDIQVALVAGIEQAAADHGISGLLIPSIDREADPRAAVEMVELMAASRHPLVPGIGIDYRETERPPEMFADAYALARRHGLRLTAHAGEFGTSWRNVETVVERLGVDRVDHGYSIVDNPDRLRDYAARGLVFTVVPTNSYYLRTLPPERWAADHPIRRMAALGLAIHPNTDDPTLHRVSPAGAWELMYSHLGFDIADLRAMMLAGIDGSWAGAEQQAAWRAEWPAIFDTLSAGLGWEPSAL; from the coding sequence ATGATGATTCCCATTGCAGACACGCTTGCGACGGTGCCGCCGTCGCAAACCGGACGGACCGTCACCCGGGCGCAGCGTGCCTTCTTCCGCGCCATGCCCAAGGTGGAATTGCACTGCCACCTGCTGGGGGCGGTGCGGCCGCAGACCTTCGCCGACCTGGCGGCCAAACACGGCGCGCCGGTGACCGGGGCGGAGATCGACGGGTTCTACCGGCGCGGCGCCAAGCCGGTGGGGGTGCTGCACGTGCTGCGCGCCCTGGAAAGCCACCTGCTGCTGGAACCTGACGATTTCCGCCGCATCGCCTATGAATACCTGGCGGACGCGGCGGCGGAGAACGTGCGCCATGCGGAGTTCTTCTGGAACCCCACGGCCACCCTGCGCGACACGGACCTGCGCTACCCCGACATCCAGGTGGCCCTGGTGGCCGGCATTGAGCAGGCGGCCGCCGACCACGGCATCAGCGGCCTGCTGATCCCCTCCATCGACCGGGAGGCCGATCCGAGGGCGGCGGTGGAGATGGTGGAGTTGATGGCCGCCAGCCGCCACCCCCTGGTCCCCGGCATCGGCATCGACTATCGCGAGACCGAACGCCCGCCGGAGATGTTCGCCGACGCCTACGCCCTGGCCCGCCGGCATGGCCTGCGCCTGACCGCGCACGCCGGCGAATTCGGCACGTCCTGGCGCAATGTGGAAACCGTGGTGGAGCGCCTGGGCGTGGACCGGGTGGACCATGGCTACAGCATCGTCGACAACCCCGACCGCCTGCGCGACTACGCGGCGCGCGGCCTGGTGTTCACCGTGGTGCCGACCAATTCCTATTACCTGCGCACCTTGCCGCCGGAGCGCTGGGCGGCCGACCACCCCATCCGCCGCATGGCCGCACTGGGCCTGGCCATCCACCCCAACACCGACGATCCCACCCTGCACCGGGTCAGCCCGGCCGGCGCCTGGGAACTGATGTACAGCCATCTGGGCTTCGACATCGCCGACCTGCGCGCCATGATGTTGGCCGGCATCGACGGCAGTTGGGCGGGTGCCGAACAGCAGGCCGCCTGGCGCGCGGAATGGCCGGCGATCTTCGATACCCTGTCCGCCGGCCTGGGGTGGGAGCCCTCGGCCCTATGA
- a CDS encoding MmgE/PrpD family protein, which produces MSATADVIRLSRAAAANIPAETAAMVRRCVLDWFGLAIAGADEPVCRLLRPLALAEGARPVATLIGTGEGVSARQAAFLNAVVGHALDYDDVALVMHVHPTTVILPPLLALAEERGLGGRAVIAAFVAGYEAAGMIGRWLGAGPYDRGFHMTGTLGALGAAAACAHLLGLDEEATARAYGLAASQAAGLKAQFGTMAKPVHAGRAAEAGLTAALWAEAGVTSRTDILEARQGYAATQSAIPTGPILWDGHEVDRNSFKYHASCFGTHGAIEAIRTLRAGGVEPGMVTHLDVIVDAGADRMCNIAAPRTGTEAKFSLRFVAALALSGADTAMPGLYTDAATARPDLVALRDRVAVGFGPADWPPDLTEVAVTLADGSRRSARCDTSLIQADDARLRAKFHHLAALLSGDGARHLAGRVDQFEAEDDIGALCRLAVAVRG; this is translated from the coding sequence ATGAGCGCCACCGCCGACGTCATCCGCCTTAGCCGCGCGGCGGCGGCCAACATCCCGGCGGAAACCGCGGCCATGGTCCGGCGCTGCGTCCTGGACTGGTTTGGTCTCGCCATCGCCGGTGCCGATGAGCCGGTGTGCCGCCTGCTTCGCCCCCTGGCCCTGGCGGAGGGCGCCCGCCCGGTGGCAACCCTGATCGGCACGGGTGAGGGCGTCAGCGCCCGCCAGGCTGCCTTCCTGAACGCCGTGGTCGGCCATGCGCTGGACTACGACGACGTGGCGCTGGTCATGCACGTCCATCCCACCACCGTGATCCTGCCGCCGCTGCTGGCCCTGGCGGAGGAACGGGGCCTGGGCGGCCGGGCGGTGATCGCGGCCTTCGTCGCGGGGTATGAGGCCGCCGGCATGATCGGCCGCTGGCTGGGCGCCGGGCCCTATGACCGGGGTTTCCACATGACCGGCACCCTGGGCGCGCTTGGCGCCGCCGCCGCCTGCGCCCACCTGCTGGGCTTGGATGAGGAGGCGACGGCGCGTGCCTACGGCCTGGCGGCGTCGCAGGCGGCCGGGCTGAAGGCGCAGTTCGGCACCATGGCCAAGCCCGTCCATGCCGGCCGCGCGGCGGAGGCGGGGCTGACCGCCGCCCTATGGGCGGAAGCCGGCGTCACCAGCCGCACCGATATCCTGGAGGCCCGCCAGGGCTACGCCGCCACCCAATCGGCCATCCCCACCGGCCCCATTCTCTGGGACGGCCATGAGGTGGACCGCAATTCCTTCAAGTACCACGCTTCCTGTTTCGGGACCCATGGCGCCATCGAGGCGATCCGGACCTTGCGGGCCGGCGGGGTGGAACCGGGGATGGTCACGCACCTGGATGTGATCGTGGATGCCGGCGCCGACCGGATGTGCAACATCGCCGCTCCCCGCACGGGCACGGAGGCGAAGTTCAGCCTGCGGTTCGTCGCGGCCCTGGCCCTGTCGGGGGCCGACACCGCCATGCCCGGGCTGTACACCGACGCGGCGACGGCCCGGCCGGACCTGGTCGCCCTGCGCGACCGGGTGGCGGTCGGTTTCGGCCCGGCGGATTGGCCGCCCGACCTGACGGAGGTGGCGGTGACCTTGGCCGACGGATCGCGGCGGTCCGCCCGGTGTGACACCAGCCTGATCCAGGCCGACGATGCCCGGCTGCGGGCCAAGTTCCATCACCTGGCGGCCCTGCTATCGGGGGACGGCGCGCGCCATCTCGCCGGGCGTGTCGATCAATTTGAAGCCGAAGACGATATCGGCGCGCTGTGCCGCCTGGCCGTGGCGGTGCGGGGCTGA